In one window of Xiphophorus hellerii strain 12219 chromosome 23, Xiphophorus_hellerii-4.1, whole genome shotgun sequence DNA:
- the elovl6 gene encoding very long chain fatty acid elongase 6 isoform X1, translating to MSVLALQEYEFERQFNEEEAIRWMQENWKKSFLFSALYAACILGGRHVMKQREKFELRKPLVLWSLTLAVFSIFGAIRTGSYMMFILMSKGLKQSVCDQSFYNGPVSKFWAYAFVLSKAPELGDTLFIVLRKQKLIFLHWYHHITVLLYSWYSYKDMVAGGGWFMTMNYLVHAVMYSYYALRAAGFKVSRKFAMFITLTQITQMLMGCVVNYLVYSWMQQGQECPSHMQNIVWSSLMYLSYFVLFVQFFFEAYIGKSNSSAKTDVKKSE from the exons GAAGAAGTCGTTCCTGTTCTCTGCGCTCTACGCTGCCTGCATCCTGGGAGGGCGTCATGTCATGAAGCAAAGGGAAAAGTTTGAGCTGCGGAAACCCCTGGTGCTGTGGTCGCTCACGCTCGCTGTGTTCAG TATCTTTGGTGCCATCCGCACTGGGAGCTACATGATGTTCATCCTGATGAGCAAAGGGCTGAAACAGTCAGTTTGCGACCAGAGTTTCTACAACGGGCCAGTCAGCAAATTCTGGGCTTACGCCTTCGTCCTCAGCAAGGCTCCTGAACTGG GTGACACTCTCTTCATTGTCTTGAGGAAGCAGAAGCTCATTTTCCTCCACTGGTACCACCACATCACCGTGCTGCTCTACTCCTGGTACTCCTACAAGGACATGGTGGCGGGCGGCGGTTGGTTCATGACCATGAACTACTTGGTCCACGCCGTCATGTATTCCTACTACGCGCTGCGGGCAGCTGGCTTCAAGGTTTCGCGCAAGTTCGCCATGTTCATCACTCTGACCCAGATCACCCAGATGCTGATGGGATGCGTGGTCAACTACCTGGTGTACTCCTGGATGCAGCAGGGTCAGGAGTGTCCATCCCACATGCAGAACATTGTGTGGTCCTCTCTGATGTACCTCAGCTACTTTGTGCtttttgtccagttcttttttGAAGCCTACATCGGCAAGTCCAACTCATCGGCCAAGACTGATGTCAAGAAGAGCGAGTAG
- the elovl6 gene encoding very long chain fatty acid elongase 6 isoform X2, with amino-acid sequence MSVVYADRKKSFLFSALYAACILGGRHVMKQREKFELRKPLVLWSLTLAVFSIFGAIRTGSYMMFILMSKGLKQSVCDQSFYNGPVSKFWAYAFVLSKAPELGDTLFIVLRKQKLIFLHWYHHITVLLYSWYSYKDMVAGGGWFMTMNYLVHAVMYSYYALRAAGFKVSRKFAMFITLTQITQMLMGCVVNYLVYSWMQQGQECPSHMQNIVWSSLMYLSYFVLFVQFFFEAYIGKSNSSAKTDVKKSE; translated from the exons ATGTCTGTTGTTTATGCTGACAGGAAGAAGTCGTTCCTGTTCTCTGCGCTCTACGCTGCCTGCATCCTGGGAGGGCGTCATGTCATGAAGCAAAGGGAAAAGTTTGAGCTGCGGAAACCCCTGGTGCTGTGGTCGCTCACGCTCGCTGTGTTCAG TATCTTTGGTGCCATCCGCACTGGGAGCTACATGATGTTCATCCTGATGAGCAAAGGGCTGAAACAGTCAGTTTGCGACCAGAGTTTCTACAACGGGCCAGTCAGCAAATTCTGGGCTTACGCCTTCGTCCTCAGCAAGGCTCCTGAACTGG GTGACACTCTCTTCATTGTCTTGAGGAAGCAGAAGCTCATTTTCCTCCACTGGTACCACCACATCACCGTGCTGCTCTACTCCTGGTACTCCTACAAGGACATGGTGGCGGGCGGCGGTTGGTTCATGACCATGAACTACTTGGTCCACGCCGTCATGTATTCCTACTACGCGCTGCGGGCAGCTGGCTTCAAGGTTTCGCGCAAGTTCGCCATGTTCATCACTCTGACCCAGATCACCCAGATGCTGATGGGATGCGTGGTCAACTACCTGGTGTACTCCTGGATGCAGCAGGGTCAGGAGTGTCCATCCCACATGCAGAACATTGTGTGGTCCTCTCTGATGTACCTCAGCTACTTTGTGCtttttgtccagttcttttttGAAGCCTACATCGGCAAGTCCAACTCATCGGCCAAGACTGATGTCAAGAAGAGCGAGTAG